CATTCGGGATGTTGGTTTATTGAAACACTGTCTGCTGGTCTTTAGCCTGGTCATTCTTGGATTTATTTTAGCCCATTCGATAGGCATGGAACCCGCAACCATTGCTCTGGGTGGCGCCGCCCTGCTCCTGTTGCTCGTCACATTTTCCTTAGACAACGAACAGGCAGGGCATAAAGTCCATACCATGTTCGGACAAGTGGAATGGATTACCATTTTCTTTTTCTGCGGCTTGTTCATTATTGTTACCGGTGTGGAAGATACCGGTCTTTTACAGTCCATTGCCGATTGGACCTTGAGTCTCACCGCAGGGAATTTCACCGTGACAACCCTGGCTATTCTTTGGGTTTCGGCCATTCTTTCGGCTATTGTGGATAACATACCCTTTGTGGCAACCATGATCCCCATGATCAAAAGCATGCTCCCGGTCTTTCAGCAGGCTGGTATTCCAATTGAACAGGCCGAAACCCTCTGGTGGGCATTATCGTTGGGCGCGTGTTTAGGAGGGAACGGGACGCTGGTGGGAGCTTCCGCCAATTTGATTGTGGCGGGGATTGCCGAACGCAATGGTGTACCATTCCGATTTCTGCCATTTTTGAAAGTCGCCTTTCCCCTGATGATCCTACAGGTTTTGATCAGCACCGTTTACATTTGGATGAGGTATTTATGAAGGCTCAGGACATCATGATCCGTCAGACACACACCATCCCACCCCAATGTACGATCGGGGAAGCCCTTCGCAAAATGGCGGATCTGCGCCTCCAAGACTTTCCGGTTGTGGATGAGAAGAAGAGGTTACTGGGAACACTGAATTTCTGGCAGATTCTTGAATGGGCCATGCCTCCCTACATTTCTCAAGGGGATCTTCCCGATGTTCGTTTTGCACCGAACCTTGTACGGTTCCATGAACGCCTCGGAGAACTCAAACCAAAATCCGTCACTCAGGTGATGAATCCCCATCCTCCATGTGCCCGACCGGATGACTCCGTACTGGCCTGCGCGGCTTTGATTATGAAAACTCCGAAAACAGTCTATTTACTGCCCGTGGTGGAAGGAGATCATCAACTGGTGGGAATTATTTCTGCCTGGGACGTTATTAAAGAAATTGCCGGGTAGAAGATCAGGAGGAACATGGCTGCATTATTCTTTTCAGCTCCTGACTCCATCCGATTCACGGACCCGTATTAAATGACTCCGTATATACCTCCACTTGATCGATTACCCACCTGCCCTCAGGATTTTTCAGCAGGACATACAACTCATCCTGCGGCTGATCACCCATCAGCGTGACAATGTGAGCATGGACAATCACATGGGCTTCTTTGCCCACCATTTTTTCATGGGCTATCTTGGCACGCACATATTTCAACTGTAGATCCCGAAGATACGGCCCTCGGAGGGCAATCCATTCTTCTTTGGATACCCCTTCCCTAAAGGCCGTTGTGGTCAGCTCAGCGGCCCGTTCCATATTTCCCGGGTAGACTTCAAACCACTGTTCCACCACCTGGCGAGGTGTGGAAAAGGACAACTCTTGAGACTCCGCCATCCCGCCACCAGCCACGCTCACGGCAATCGCTAGGTAGGTCCCTGCAACCCACAGGACAACCCCTCGCCCTTTGCCTTTTGACTTCATGTTAGAGTCCCCCTTATCTGGCAAATTTTGGATAACTTGTAAAAATCCTTGGCCAAATCAATGTCCTAAAGGGATAGGGTCCAGGGGAAAAAAGGAAATGCTGTTCCAAGCCTGAAAGATCATTTCATTGCCTATCAGAGATCCTTTTGTTGGCATCAAGAGTGCCCCGGAAATTGGTAAAGTACAGAAAGGTTTCAGGGTTTATTCGACATGGCACCATTGACAAACAAATCCGAAATCCAACAGGGGGAAAATGCTCACCCCCCGGAACACCTCACCCGTGTCCTAGCCATCATTTTTACCGGAATTGTGTGTTTCCTCATCTTCGCCATCCTTTGGCCAAATCAACCGTCTTTACTCGACATCGTCATACGATTTCTGGGCATCGCGCTGGGCGGCGCCTGGTTATACCGCTTCCTGACTCGTCATATTCGGCACCGCGCCATGATTCGTCAAGCCCCGTTTCCTACCGAGTGGGAAAAAATTCTGATACAGAACGTCCCATTCTATCAGGCGCTTTCTCTCCACGACCAAAACCGTTTTAAAGAAGAAGTCCATATTTTCCTTCATGAAAAGCGAATTACCGGCATCAATACGCCGGTTGATGACACCGTCCGGGTATTGGTTGCAGCAAGTGCCATCATTCCCATATTTGGATTTCCAGGCTGGGAATGGGAACATATCAGGGAAATCCTGATTTATCCGACCTCCTTCGATGAGAAGTATCAAATGGGATCGACTCAAGAGCATCCGATTTCAGGCATGGTTGGAACAGGCGCAATGAACCGCATAATGATTTTGTCCAAACCGGATTTATTACTCGGTTTCAAACAATATTCACACGGACATAATGTGGGTATTCATGAGTTCACTCATTTATTGGATAAATCGGATGGCACCGTAGACGGGGTCCCTGAGGTTGTCCTACCCGGACGAGCCATTAGACCCTGGCTCAAACTGGTTCAGAGTGAAATGACCAAAATCCGAAAGGGGCATTCGGATATCAATCCCTATGGGCTTACGAACGAGGCTGAATTTTTCGCGGTGGTCTCAGAGTATTTTTTTGAAAAACCTGTGAAAATGAAACAGAAACACCCTGCACTCTATGAAATGTTGAAACAGATCTTTCGCCAGGATCCCCAAGCACAAATTACGGATACCCTCAAGACCATGCTCCGCTCAAACCAGGCTTCTCTGAAACATTCGGCTCCCTGCCCATGTGAAAGCGGAAAACCCTTTGAACAGTGCAGTTCCACCAATGATGCAAAATCCATCTCCGACAAATGACGCCGAATGAGAAAACAGAAATAATGGCAAACCATGGAAGCTCAACAATTTTCTTTGAGCCATTTGGGAGACATCTCGACTTGAGCACCTGAATCAAGATAAAAAACATGCAATTCTGACCAAATACCCAAGCCCCAGAAACAGACAGTCTAAGAAGGCAGGACTATGCAAAATCACCGTAAAAAGATTAACGAGGAGAAATGACCAATGCGAGTACTCCTGGCCACTGATGGATCGGAACAATCCTTCCACGCCACAAAGGCTGTCATGGGCTTAACCTCGGTCAGCACCCTGACCATTCTGCACGTTGTAGATCTCCCGCGGTTAACATTTTCTATGATCGGGCCTGAAATTGCCTTTGACCTCTCGAAAGTCGCAGGGGAAGCACTCCGTAAAGACGGCGAACAGGTGTTAACACGCACCATGGCTCTCCTCCCGGACAAGGGGAAGTCCCTGGAAACCCGATTGGAAGAAGGCTCACCGGCCGAGCTCATTTTATCGGTAGCCCAGGAGGAACATGCTGATCTCATTCTAATGGGCGCTCGTGGAAGAGGGCAGGTGGAGGAACTTTTTCTGGGGAGTGTTTCGCAGCGTGTTCTGACCCACGCAGTATGTCCAGTCCTGATCATCAACGGACCATTAACGGAAATCAAGAAAATTCTA
The Nitrospiraceae bacterium DNA segment above includes these coding regions:
- a CDS encoding zinc-dependent peptidase, with the protein product MAPLTNKSEIQQGENAHPPEHLTRVLAIIFTGIVCFLIFAILWPNQPSLLDIVIRFLGIALGGAWLYRFLTRHIRHRAMIRQAPFPTEWEKILIQNVPFYQALSLHDQNRFKEEVHIFLHEKRITGINTPVDDTVRVLVAASAIIPIFGFPGWEWEHIREILIYPTSFDEKYQMGSTQEHPISGMVGTGAMNRIMILSKPDLLLGFKQYSHGHNVGIHEFTHLLDKSDGTVDGVPEVVLPGRAIRPWLKLVQSEMTKIRKGHSDINPYGLTNEAEFFAVVSEYFFEKPVKMKQKHPALYEMLKQIFRQDPQAQITDTLKTMLRSNQASLKHSAPCPCESGKPFEQCSSTNDAKSISDK
- a CDS encoding CBS domain-containing protein, producing the protein MKAQDIMIRQTHTIPPQCTIGEALRKMADLRLQDFPVVDEKKRLLGTLNFWQILEWAMPPYISQGDLPDVRFAPNLVRFHERLGELKPKSVTQVMNPHPPCARPDDSVLACAALIMKTPKTVYLLPVVEGDHQLVGIISAWDVIKEIAG
- a CDS encoding universal stress protein, with protein sequence MRVLLATDGSEQSFHATKAVMGLTSVSTLTILHVVDLPRLTFSMIGPEIAFDLSKVAGEALRKDGEQVLTRTMALLPDKGKSLETRLEEGSPAELILSVAQEEHADLILMGARGRGQVEELFLGSVSQRVLTHAVCPVLIINGPLTEIKKILIAIQSSTDIEKVHQFLTKHPFHPQTEITLLSVVPLPRSLFRGGVSAPENKIEQALESTEAFLDQAVSQLKGCYDSVKGYVGLGAPANTILEQASITKPDLLVMGMHHPSTITRFVLGTVSHTVLHQATRSILVIG